In Blastopirellula sp. J2-11, a single genomic region encodes these proteins:
- a CDS encoding HD domain-containing protein produces the protein MTDILHIPEVAGLNVKRQVVRIPPEMDVPLSPRVRQLIDSPEFRRLQQISQLGLVSLVYPAANHTRFEHSLGVYRTALLYLQQLAHDERFAEIITAADAELLIVAALLHDLGHWPFCHPIEDLRLANVPQHEMFANSFLLEGEIADCLRDDWGINPRDVVALLSEKPRNKKMQVLQSLLSGPIDVDKMDYLRRDSLHAGVPYGMNFDQQRLIGSLCLNEAGTGLALTNKGRTAAEMMVFARYVMFSEVYWHHAVRSSTAMFQRAFYMLHDQLDLDSLFRQVEQPMIASMRGAAGNGPARDLLYGLFGPTRRVYKRLLEYSFVENPDFYDLIARRPYAWLERLSAEFANRLSTTMTRRIAPHEILIDAPPIKLEVQFNIEIFSPKESKYRMLGQVSPMVETLAKRQFDDYVKKVRVFAHPAIIDDLRKIDRIEDLLSDAIEAID, from the coding sequence ATGACCGATATTTTGCACATCCCCGAAGTCGCCGGGCTCAACGTCAAGCGCCAAGTCGTCCGCATTCCCCCCGAGATGGACGTCCCGCTATCACCGCGGGTTCGGCAATTAATTGACTCGCCCGAGTTCCGCCGTTTGCAGCAAATCAGCCAATTGGGGCTCGTCTCGCTGGTGTACCCGGCGGCCAACCATACCCGGTTCGAGCATTCGCTGGGGGTTTACCGGACGGCGCTCCTCTATTTGCAGCAACTTGCGCATGACGAGCGTTTCGCCGAAATCATCACCGCCGCCGACGCCGAACTGCTGATCGTCGCGGCGCTGCTGCATGATCTGGGCCATTGGCCCTTTTGCCACCCGATCGAAGACTTGCGCCTAGCGAACGTGCCGCAGCACGAGATGTTCGCCAACAGCTTTTTGTTGGAAGGAGAGATCGCCGATTGCTTGCGGGACGATTGGGGGATCAATCCGCGCGATGTGGTGGCGCTGCTTTCCGAAAAGCCCCGCAACAAAAAAATGCAGGTGTTGCAAAGTTTGCTCTCGGGGCCGATCGATGTCGACAAGATGGATTATCTGCGGCGCGATAGTTTGCACGCTGGCGTTCCGTACGGAATGAACTTTGACCAACAACGGTTGATCGGCAGTCTTTGTTTGAATGAAGCCGGCACAGGGCTCGCGCTGACCAACAAAGGACGGACCGCCGCCGAGATGATGGTCTTCGCCCGCTACGTCATGTTCAGCGAAGTCTACTGGCATCACGCCGTCCGATCGAGCACGGCGATGTTCCAGCGGGCCTTCTACATGCTGCACGATCAGCTTGATCTCGATTCACTCTTCCGTCAGGTCGAGCAACCGATGATCGCATCGATGCGCGGCGCCGCCGGCAATGGACCTGCACGCGACCTGCTGTATGGTTTGTTCGGCCCGACGCGGCGCGTTTACAAGCGGCTGCTTGAATATAGCTTTGTCGAAAACCCCGATTTTTATGATCTGATCGCGCGTCGTCCTTACGCTTGGTTAGAACGCTTGTCGGCTGAATTCGCCAACCGCCTCAGCACCACCATGACCCGCCGCATCGCGCCGCACGAGATCTTGATCGACGCACCGCCGATCAAATTAGAAGTGCAGTTCAACATCGAGATTTTCTCTCCCAAAGAAAGCAAATACCGCATGCTGGGGCAGGTCTCCCCCATGGTAGAAACTTTGGCCAAACGTCAGTTCGACGACTACGTCAAAAAAGTCCGCGTCTTCGCCCACCCCGCGATCATCGATGATCTACGGAAGATCGACAGGATTGAAGATCTATTGTCGGATGCGATCGAAGCGATCGACTAA